Below is a genomic region from Sinobacterium norvegicum.
TTCACCGGCCCAATGCAATAGCTGATGTGCCTGTGCAGTGTTATAAATGCGCGACTGGTCATCAAAATTAAAGGCGAAACCCAGCGACTGACCGAGGTCAGTTATTTGTTGACGGTTGGCCTCGCTCTGCTCTGGCGTCGAGCCGTATTTCTCCGCGATATGCTCGCCCAGGTGCTGGCCTTCGGCTGGCATATCGGGGTTGAGTTCGAACGGCTGCCAGTGCAGATCGAAATCGACGCTGTCGGTAAATCTTGCCATCGCCAGTTCCAAACGCTTGTAACCAATAATGCACCAGGGGCACATCACATCGGACACAATATCGATTCGCATAACGGGTTTTGTCGCAGACATGGTTGACCTCTCAAAGAATACGGTGCCCAAACGTGACTGGGCGGATAGCCTCTTAATGGGGGGGCTGGCCACGCTTTTCAAGTGAGTGGCTTCACCGGCGCCCGATGCTTGTTCGATATCGCTGTAGTGAGCTAAAGTAAGACGCCAGTTCTATTTTTCTGCACCAATCTATACGGAGATAGCATGAAACCTGAAACGATTGCCCTACACGCCGGTTACAACAGCGAGCCAACCACCAAGGCCGCCACCACGCCGATCTATCAAACCACCTCGTTCACCTTCGATAACACCCAGCACGGCGCCGACTTATTCAACCTCGCCGTACCGGGTAATATCTACAGCCGCATTATGAACCCCACCAATGCGGTATTAGAGCAACGTGTGGCCGAGCTCGAAGGCGGCATCGGCGCCCTGGCCGTGGCCTCGGGTATGGCGGCCATCCGCTATGCCATCGAAGCGATTGCCGAGGTCGGCGACAATATCGTCAGCACCTCGCAGCTGTATGGCGGCACCTACAATTTATTTGCTCACACCTTTCCCCGCCAGGGCATCGAGACTCGCTTTGCCAAGGGCGACGACTTCGACTTAGTGGCCTCGTTAATCGATGACAATACCAAGGCATTATTCTGCGAATCGATCGGCAATCCGGCGGGCAATATCGTCGATATTCAGCGCTGGGCCAATGTCGCCCACGCCGCCGGTGTGCCGTTAATCGTCGATAATACCGTGGCGACACCGCTGCTGTGCCGCGCCTTCGATTTTGGCGCCGATATCGTCGTTCACTCACTGACCAAGTACATCGGCGGCCACGGCACTACCATCGGCGGCATTATTGTCGATTCCGGAAAATTCGACTGGGCGGCACAACCTGAGCGCTTTGCCGTGATGAATACCCCCGACCCCTCCTACCACGGTGTGGTCTATACCGAGGCTCTTGGCGCCGCCGCCTATATCGGCCGCTGCCGTGTGGTACCACTGCGCAATACCGGCGCCGCGCTATCCCCTAACTCGGCCTTCCAGATTATGCAGGGCTTGGAAACACTGGCACTGCGGATGGAGCGTCACTGTGAAAACGCCGTCGCCGTGGCGCAGCATCTCGATCAACACCCGCTGGTGGAATGGGTCAACTACGCGGCGCTGGAGAACAGCCCCCACTATGATAATTGCCAAAAAATCTGCGGCGGCAAGGCGGCGGGCATTGTCAGCTTTGGTATCAAGGGTGGCACCGACGCCGGTGGCCGCTTTATCGATGCCCTGCAGTTGATCCTACGCCTCGTCAATATCGGCGATGCCAAGTCGCTGGCCTGCCACCCGGCCAGCACCACCCACCGCCAGTTGAACCCCGAGGAATTAGCCTCGGCCGGAGTATCGGAGGAGATGGTAAGAATCTCGGTCGGCATCGAGCATATCGATGACATCATCGCCGATATCGAACAGGCCTTGGCAGCCAGCCAGGTCTAAGCTGTTATGCAGGTTTAAATAGCAGCTCAACCAGCAGCCAATAAACAGCCGCAGCCGCGGCTTTTTTGTGTGCATTTACCGTGCGGGTTATCACCGTAATAACCAGCGAATTACTTACATTTTCAGCTAATTAACGTAAGCTTATCGCGTGTTAAGGATTTTACCGCCACTGTCACAGGGAACCCCGACTATGAATGTATTTGCTGCTGCCACTGTTATTCAACCGCGTCTACTCGTCGCCGTTTTCCTGCCCCTGCTGATCACTGCCTGCGCGCCGCCCAATAACGCTGACGACAAAAAAGCCGTTAACGTCGAGCAACAACGCCCAGCTATAGCCAGTGCCGAAGCCCAGCACTCAGCGTCGAATTCGACACCCACAAAAAAACCGAAACTGATTTTACAAATCACCGTCGACCAGTTGCGTGGCGACCTCGCCAGCCGCTATTTGGATAATATGGGCGACGGTGGCTTTCGCTATTTACTCGACCGCGGCGTGGTGTATAAAAACGCCCAACACGGCCACGCCTCCACCGAAACCATCGTCGGCCATACCACCCTCGCCACCGGCGCTCAGCCCGCCGTGCATGGCATGGTCGGTAACGGCTGGTTCGACCGCAGCACTGGCAAACTCAATTACAATATCGAAGACAACCGCTACGCCCTGCTAAGCGATGATGGCGATGTTAACGACGACACTGAGATCGACCCCGATCAACGCGCCGCCAGCACCGATGGCCGCTCACCGGCGGCCATCTTAGTCACCACCTTTGGCGACGAGCTGGCGCTCAATACCGCCGGCAAGGCCAAGGTGTTTGGTGTGTCGGTAAAAGACCGCGGTGCCGTTTCGATGGCCGGTCACGCCGGCAAGGCATTTTGGTTTTCCAAGGCCAGCGGCGAGTTTGTCACCAGCAACTATTACTACGATCAATATCCCGAGTGGGTCACCGTCTTTAACAGCGGCCAACCTGCCCAGCGCTATGCCGACACCGATTGGCAATTGCTGCTGGAGCCCTCGGCCTATTTATTCGCCGACCGCGACGATCAGGCCTGGGAAACCGACATCGCCGGCTTCGGCAAAACCTTTCCCCACCCCTATGGCGCCGGCGATGGCCCCTACTACACCACGCTGTTAACCCTCAGCCCGGCCGGCGATGAACTGACCCTGGACTTTGCCAAGCAGCTGATCAGCCACGAGCAACTCGGCCAGGGCGACGGCACCGACTACCTGTCGGTGAGTTTTTCCTCAACCGATTATGTCGGCCATATTTTTGGTATCTCCAGCCTGGAATCCGAGGACAACTTACTGCGCCTCGACCGCACGATCACCGAGCTATTAAGCCATGTGGATAACACCGTCGGACTCGACAATACCGTTATTGTATTATCCGCTGACCACGGTGGCCCCGATGCGCCGCCCCAGCAAAACGAGTACGGTATCGAGGCGCAGTATTTTCACCCCGACCAATGGCTGCAGCAATCGAGCTTTGCCGCCATCGAGCAACGGTTTGGCGTCGGCAAGGAACTCATTCTGCAGTTTCGCTACCCCTATCTCTACCTCAACCGCGAGCTGATTCGCCGCAAGGGGCTTAACCAAGCCGCGGTAGAGCAAGCCTTCGCCGAGCAGATGAAACAGGTTAAGGGTGTCCACCTGGCGATCTCGACCAGCGATTTAATCGAGGGCCGCAGCGCCGACAACCGTTTAAGCCAACAACTGCTTAACAACTATCAACCCAGCCGCTCCGGCGATGTGGTGGTGGTGTTTGAACCGCATTGGTTTATCAACGATTTCGATGGCCTTACCGTCACCTCAACCCACGGTTCACCCTGGCGCTACGACACCTTTGTGCCGATGATTTTTGTGGTGCCCGGCGTCCCGGCACAAACCGTTTATCGTGAGGTCGCCACCGTCGATTTAGCCTTGACCCTGTCGGCGCTAATGGATATTAACCAACCCTCCGGCGCCAGCGGCAGGGTATTAAAAGAGGTGCTGGCGCAATAGCAGCTCCGCCACTGGGCACCGCCGGTGGCGTTTTTTCATCTATGATTACTGGCACGACCACCGTTAGTAGGAGTCATGCCATGAACCTCATCCCCCGTTGCTTATTCGTCGGCGTCACCGCCCTCATACTGTCGTGCACCTCGCAACCGAGCTACCACGACGGCCAACCCTCCAGCGGCGCAAAAGACATGGCCGGGGCCGAGGGGGTGTTTGCCTTTACCCCAACCGATGTGATGCCCGATGAAACCAGCTGGTGGATCGATTCCGACGGTGTCGCCCCCGGTATCGCCGGCTGCCATATCGGCACCGACGAGCTGGGCCGCGAAAACGGCCGCAGCTTCGGCGAGGCCTGCTTACCCAACGGCTTATTGGTCGAATCCAACCCCGGCAAGGGGGTGTTACACAGCCACACAAATGATGTCGGCCACCCCGATACCTTCGATTGCAACGCCTGGTGTGTCGGTGAGGGCATGAGTGGCGGTAGCTGCCAGGCCGCCGTCGCCTCGCCCTGCCAGCAGTCGGCGGTGTGTGAGTGCCAGTAACCTCGGCACATTAAAACCGTCCACCGACACCGGCACTGAGGTCGCCGCCAGTACCTCCCTGTAGGCTCAGCGTCAGCATCCCTGCTGACGATGCCTCTGTGCCGATATCGGCGGGCGGCATGGGTATCACTCCGCACGCCACTCCGTCAATCACACCCCGCTCCTGTCGCTGCGCTTTTTGAAGTCGCGGGGAATGACTGACTGCGTGGCTTAGAGACTGGCTCTATCCGCGGGGCTGATGATAGGCTAAGCACTGTCGAATACAGGCCTGAACAGCACGAACAGAAACCTCTGGCAATACCGTCATACGATCCTTGCCACCCTTACCCTGCCGCACCATTAATGAACGCTTTTCCAACGCAACATCCTTGACACGCAACCGCATTATTTCCATTGTTCGCAGCCCCGACCCCCAGGCTAATTCAATCATTGTACGGTAGGTCTATGCCATCAACAGCAGAATAGTATTGACCTCACCTTGCGCTAACACGACTGGTAGGCGGCGTTGCTCTTTGGCGCGCTGCGCATCAATACTCTCTAGCGGAATTGATAAGACATTACGGAAAAGGAAAATAAAAGCGCTAAAAGCCTGGTTTTGTGCAAAAAAAGTATGGATATCCCTGCATTACCCTCCAGATCTATTTTACTTTTTCAGCCATAATTTCTGTGATAATTTTTCTTAGCCACATATTCAAACTATTATTACGATTTTTTTGTAATATAGAAATGGAAAAAGGAACCTCAATCGATTTTGAAAAAGAAATGTCTATTTTCTGGAGGGAATTTGGGTAGCAGGCAAGATACATTTTGGAGCCTATTAAGATAGTATCTGATGCCGATATAACGTCTACCGCTGTTTGTAAATCACCACAGCGCAAGTCGATACTATATTCAATATCGCTCATCATTTCAGCTTGTGCTTTCACTTTCATTCCATCCTCAACCTCCGTCCCTATACATACCGCCAGATCAAATCGTTTTAAAGCCTTTGGAGGATGAGCATCAGTGGCTAAAGGATGTTGCTTACGTGCATAGATACAGAGCTCGTCGGTGAACAAATTTTCTCTATAAATCTCTTTTGGTTGGCCTAAAATTTCGTGATTTAACGCCATATGAATGTTGCCATTCAATAGACTGACTGATGTTCCAGAATCACAGTTATCTAAACGTACTTTTACTTTTGGCGCTTCTGATTTAATTCTCATATAGAGTTCAGGGCCAATTAACTTGAGTGCGGAAGGGTGAAGTGCAATGCGCAACTCTTCACTGAGATCACGAGGACTGAAAAAACCTTGTGGCTGGAACGTTAACAATAAAGAATCAAGTGCATCTGGCAGTCGAGAATAGAGATTGTCTGCATATTCGGTTGGGACCAACCCTGCTTTATTTCTGATGAATAAAGGATCATCAAAGGTGTCCCGCAGTTTTTTCAATGTGCGGCTAATGGCAGATTGAGTAAGGCCTAAACTCTCCGCTGTTTTACTTGTATTTTGCACCTGATACAACGAAATGAAAACTTTAAGGTGGTGTATTTCTAGTTTCTCTAATCTATTTGAATTCATAAAGATATATGGGTAATGAATTTAAAGGTTAGTATAAAGGCCTAGGGGGTCGAGCAAACCTCCTCTGACCTTAATGTACTTTAGAGTTTAGCCTTTAACGAGTGCAATAGCACAACCTTTGTATTTTTATTTTTGGCTAGGTTGCTAATATTACAATGCGGCCATCCACCGGACTTAACGCGCATTCATCGTGACTATTTAATAAAGCTCGCATCTTTGTAAGCAGGGTTAGGGTAGGAGTAAAACCCTTCGTTAGCTTTAGCACCGAATTTGTTCTGACTTACATAGTTTTCTTCTAGGAAGTTAACGCGAGCGAGCGCTGCATCGTCTTCGAGTTGTTCACCCCACAATTTGTTGATGTCAGCAAAGAGGGAGATACCGACGATATCCATCACTGCAAAGGGGCCATGCTTAACGCCATGAGCCAACATCCATGTTTTGTCGACACTTTCAAAGCCTGCGACTTGATTTACTACTAAATCAAGTGAAGCATTGAGCCATGGAATCATGATGGCGTTGATGACATAACCACTTTGTTCTTTGTGAAGAGGAATAGTAACCATGCCCATCGCTTTGCTAAATTGACATACTACCTTGTAAATCTCTGGGCATGTCTCTGGATGGCCCATCACTTCACCGATACGGCTGTCCCAAACAGTATTACCAAAGTGTAAAGCAAGAAATTTGTCCGGACGATCCGTGCTGTCGACAATCTGACTTGGAACTAAAGTTGAGGAGTTGGTTGTAAAAATAGTTTTCTGAGGATCGACCTTTGATAGCTCGCTATAGAAAGACTTTTTGATATCAATGGACTCCGGAATCGATTCGCTAATTAGATCCGCATCTTTTACAGCTTCAGCTAAATCAGACGTATAGTTTAGGCCTGCCAGCGCTTTATCTACTTGAGCTTGTGTCGCACCGCGTGTTGACATAAATAGGGCAGCGTATTCTTTATGAAACGCTTTACTTGTCGCAAGTCCTTTATCAAAGTAGTCGTATACGGTAACGTTAAAACCGTTAAATGCGACTTGCCAAGCAACTTGTGAACCAAGCAGTCCAGCGCCTGCAATGGTGACATTTTTAATATTCAAGATAAGTTCTCCCATTATTCATATATCAAGGCTTTGATAGTGATGAATATAATTGCTTTAGACGTTAACTGTTCGTATTCCCGTTATTATTTTGCTTTGGTAATAGCAGGCGGAAGCCATTCATTGAGAAGTGCCGCTTGCTTGGGTTCATAAAGGCGCATCGTTACACCAATAACCCCATCCTTAGGAGCAGGTAACCAGTTAGAAACCTCACTGTCAGCTGGGCGGCTATGTTGTAGGTACAGTGTTAGTGAGCCGTCATCGTTGTAATCTAGTTCGTTACGGTCGCCGATAGCGAATCGGTCAAGTTCGTTTTCTACAGCGAAACCAGCCTCGTTGTACATTGTTACCGACCAGAATGCGCCTACTGGTGGGATTTCATCCGCTGAAAAGTGCAGTTCGTAATCTTGTTCAGCATTCAATGCATCGCCATCTGCATCGGCAAGAGCTAGCGGGTAAATAGCATCTTCAGCATGGTTAGCACCAAGACCAATCAGTGCAATTGCCGCTCGTTTGATGTAATGGTTGCCATAAACACCCATGGTGTCAGTTGGAATGATCCAGCCATTTTTTGGCGTCTCGATTTTCGGAATATAAGACTTGATATCTCTCTGCCCTTGTAAGGCACCTTGTTCAAGTACTTTTAACTCAGCTTTTGATAGTCTTTCAAGATCCCAACCAGTGTCAGCAGAAAAACCAATTCGTTCCATACGCATTAATTGAGACATATCTGTTTTGTGTGCGCCATACTTAGTGATAAGTTTACTCGCGCGCTCGAAGAATGTTTTAGCATCCATATTTGCCACTTGTTGAAGTGGTGACGTCATCATATCGATAGCAGGATTAATTGGTGATTTAGCCGCTACGTAATCGGTACCCCATTTAGACAATGGTGTGATCTTAAAACCATCTTGAATCTTGTTTACTTGTTCGTAGTCACGACCGTCACTTTCAGTACGAGCAATCATCCAGTTCATTGCTGTTGGTGAAACAATACGTGTTACACCCTCTGGTAATTCCCCTTCCCAATCGTCAGAAACGACTGCAAACGCTACAGCATCAGAACCTGATGTACGTGAGCCAGGTGCTGCATAGATGTCTGTCCACATATCGTACATTGGCATAAGGTAGTAATGGCCGTTCGTCTTTTCAGATGTGATAATTATCGGTTCTTCAGAAACATCGTACCAAGCGATTGAGTAAAGTGTGTCGAAGTTCGGACGAACAACTTCTGTGAATGAAGCATCTGGGTAAGCACGAAAATGCTGAATACCACCATTTATCGGAACACCTCGGTTACCCTGTTGCTCACGAGTCACGTCCATAAGTACCATTGGATATGCGTAAATGTAAGTTTCAGAAACAATCTGTTGCACCTGATCTTGCGCTAATTCTGAGGAAAAAATTGGTGCAGTAAAGTTACTCACTGCAAGTGCATGGGGCGCTATTGAAGCTGCACTTAAAGAAAGGCCTAATGTTAGGGCTAAAGCGAGTTTGTTTTTCTTTAACATAATAGTTAATCTCCGATAAATTATTTATGACTAATAATTGGCATGGGATTAATTTATATATTTTTAGTAAGCATTAGTAGAACAAAATTCAATTATTAATTAGTCGAAAATCGACTAACAACAGCTCGCTCTATAGGTCAATTTCCCAACAGTACGAGATTCTTATTACCTTATCTAGATCTCGATATTACGCGTTACGGAATCACAAATGTCTAATCGTATTTTACGACCAGAATGCAAGGCTTAACTCTTCAACATATTTTTCTGGGTTAATCCGGATTTGACTCTAATGAGCAAAGGATCATCTAGAGAGTTCCTAAGATTTTATAATATATAGCTAATGACCGAATAAATTAGCGCTAAACTATCCGCTATTTTGCTTTTATATTTTTTTTTGGCTAGGTTGTTCATATTAGAATGCGTCATGAACCGGGCTTAACGCGAATAATCCTTCGCGTCCTTTAACGCCTAGTGTGCTCTGATTAACATCGTTTACTTCTAGGAAGTTAGCATGAGCGAACGAAGCATCGTTATTTTCAATGTAATAAGTCGACAACTATAGGTCGACTTATTCATTTATACATTAACGATTAGTATACTCGCTATTATTTTGCCTTACGAATAGCAGGTGGAATCCATTCGCTGAGTAGTATCGATTGCTTTGGTTCATAAAGACGCATCGTTACACCAACAACCCCATCTTTAGGAGCGGGTAGCCAGTTAGATACTTTATCTTTGGCTGGGCGTTCGTGCTGCAAGTAAAGAGTTAGAGATCCATCATCATTGAATTTTAGCTCATTGCGATCACCGATAGCATATCGATCAAGTTCATTTTCTACTGCAAAACCAAGTTCGTCGTACATGGTCACCGACCAGAAAGCACCGACAGGGGGCATTTCATTTGCTTCAAAGTGAAGTTCGTAATCTTGCTCACCTACCATCACATCGCCATCAGCATCAGAAATCGCAATCGGATAGACCGCATCTTCAGGATGGTTAGCACCAAGACCAATTAGAGCAATGGTGGCACGCTGAATGTAGTGGTTTCCGTAAACACCCATGTTATCAGTTGGGATGAGCCAGCCATTTTTAGGTGTTTCAATTTTAGGAATGAACGACTTAATATCCTGCATTCCCTTTGCTGCACCCTGCTCAAGCGCTTGAAGTTCAGCTTTTGAAAGCTTGCTTAGATCCCAGCCCGTGTCAGCAGAGAAACCAATTCGTTCCATGCGCATCAATTGAGATACATCTGTAGCGTGAGCACCGTATTTAGCAATCAGCATGCTTGCGCGCTCGAAGAACGTTTTAGCATCCATATCAGCAACTTGCTTTAGCGGAGGCGTCTTCATGTCGATGTTTGGGTCAATTGGAGACTTTGCCGCCACATAATCCGTACCCCACTTTGAAAGTGGTGTCATCTTAAAGCCATCTTGAATTTCGCCAACTTTATCGTAGTCGCGACCACTACTTTCGGTACGTGCGATCATCCAGTTCATTGTGGTAGGAGAAACGATACGTTTTACGCCTTCAGGAAGTTCACCTTGCCAATCTTCAGAAACGATGGCAAATGCGCCAGCGCCAGTTCCAGATGTGCGAGAGCCAGGCGCTGCATAGATATCAGTCCACATGTCATACATTGGAAGCAGGTAATAATGACCATTGGTATCTTCTGAAGAGATAATAACTGGCTCTTCAGATACGTCATACCAACCGGATGAGTAAAGCGTGTCAAAGTTTGGGCGAACAACTTCCTTGAATGAAGCTCCTGGGAAGGCGCGGAAGTGTTTGAATCCACCGTTCACAGCAATACCCTTGTTGGTTTGTTGCTCACGAGTCACATCCATAAGGACGATAGGATAAGCATAAACGTAAGCTTCAGAAATAATCTGTTGCACCTGTTCTTGCGCTAATTCTGAGGTGAAAATAGGTGCTGTGTTATTTGCTGAAAATACAACAGGGCTTAATGAAGTCGCAGCTAATGAAAGGGTTAGGGTTAATGCAAAAGTGAGTTTATTTCTTTTCAACATAGTTAATCTCCATCGGGGTGTTTATGACTAAATAATCATGGGATTAATTTATATATTTTGATTGGGTATGAATAGAATTAGAATCGACTATGAGTTAGTCGAAAATTGAATAACTCTCACCGCCACAACAACAACAACAACAACAACCCGCACCGCGCAACAGCGTGGAAACACGTGAAGCCAGCAATAGTAGCCATTAAAGCCCTCTTCGGAGGGCCTTTTTTTTGCTAAAAATACCGCCTTATTAGAAAAAACATTGCAGCTCAAAGCAGTATTTTTTTAAAGGTTATCAACGGATATAACTGCATTAACCATGGCCTATTCGATGATTGGCATTTCTTCGCTGTGAATAGGTCGATTGGATTTATTACTCTTTGAATTAATTTACACTGACAGGATAATTTCATCATGGATAAAGCACTATGAGCAAGACCTATGACTTTTGCCTGCTGGAAAAAAAAGAGCATATCTGGCTTATCACCATCAACCGTCCCGAGGCATTAAATGCCCTCCACCCACGGCTAATTTCGAATTAGAGTCCTTCTTTAATGACTTCGCCGCGGATAACAATGCCTGGGTTGCTATTATAACCGGTGCCGATGAACGGGGTTTTTCAACGGGTAATGATCTTAAATTTCAGGCCGCCAGTACCTCCCTGTAGGCTCAGCGTCAGCATCCCTGCTGACGATGCCTCTGTGCCGATATCGGCGGGCGGCATGGGTATCACTCCGCACGCCACTCCGTCAATCACACCCCGCTCCTGTCGCTGCGCTTTTTGAAGTCGCGGGGAATGACTGACTGCGCGGCTTAGAGACTGGCTCTATCCGCGGGGCTGATGATAGGCTAAGCACTGTCGAATACAGGCCTGAACAGCACGAACAGAAACCTCTGGCAATACCGTCATACGATCCTTGCCACCCTTACCCTGCCGCACCATTAATGAACGCTTTTCCAACGCAACATCCTTGACACGCAACCGCATTATTTCCATTGTTCGCAGCCCCGACCCCCAGGCTAATTCAATCATTGTACGGTAGGTCTGTGCCATCAACGGCAGAATAGTATTGACCTCACCTTGTGCTAACACTACTGATAAGCGGCGCTGCTCTTTGGCGCGCTGCGCATCAATACTCTCTAGCGGAATTGATAAGACATTACG
It encodes:
- a CDS encoding DsbA family oxidoreductase; the encoded protein is MSATKPVMRIDIVSDVMCPWCIIGYKRLELAMARFTDSVDFDLHWQPFELNPDMPAEGQHLGEHIAEKYGSTPEQSEANRQQITDLGQSLGFAFNFDDQSRIYNTAQAHQLLHWAGETGAKGQQHALKMALFDGYFTEQNNPSDIEVLIATAAKVGLDADEARAVLADKRYEQTVKANQNGWMVNNITAVPAIILAEQYLISGAQEADTLAEAIEQVLSLS
- a CDS encoding O-acetylhomoserine aminocarboxypropyltransferase/cysteine synthase family protein — translated: MKPETIALHAGYNSEPTTKAATTPIYQTTSFTFDNTQHGADLFNLAVPGNIYSRIMNPTNAVLEQRVAELEGGIGALAVASGMAAIRYAIEAIAEVGDNIVSTSQLYGGTYNLFAHTFPRQGIETRFAKGDDFDLVASLIDDNTKALFCESIGNPAGNIVDIQRWANVAHAAGVPLIVDNTVATPLLCRAFDFGADIVVHSLTKYIGGHGTTIGGIIVDSGKFDWAAQPERFAVMNTPDPSYHGVVYTEALGAAAYIGRCRVVPLRNTGAALSPNSAFQIMQGLETLALRMERHCENAVAVAQHLDQHPLVEWVNYAALENSPHYDNCQKICGGKAAGIVSFGIKGGTDAGGRFIDALQLILRLVNIGDAKSLACHPASTTHRQLNPEELASAGVSEEMVRISVGIEHIDDIIADIEQALAASQV
- a CDS encoding alkaline phosphatase family protein, encoding MNVFAAATVIQPRLLVAVFLPLLITACAPPNNADDKKAVNVEQQRPAIASAEAQHSASNSTPTKKPKLILQITVDQLRGDLASRYLDNMGDGGFRYLLDRGVVYKNAQHGHASTETIVGHTTLATGAQPAVHGMVGNGWFDRSTGKLNYNIEDNRYALLSDDGDVNDDTEIDPDQRAASTDGRSPAAILVTTFGDELALNTAGKAKVFGVSVKDRGAVSMAGHAGKAFWFSKASGEFVTSNYYYDQYPEWVTVFNSGQPAQRYADTDWQLLLEPSAYLFADRDDQAWETDIAGFGKTFPHPYGAGDGPYYTTLLTLSPAGDELTLDFAKQLISHEQLGQGDGTDYLSVSFSSTDYVGHIFGISSLESEDNLLRLDRTITELLSHVDNTVGLDNTVIVLSADHGGPDAPPQQNEYGIEAQYFHPDQWLQQSSFAAIEQRFGVGKELILQFRYPYLYLNRELIRRKGLNQAAVEQAFAEQMKQVKGVHLAISTSDLIEGRSADNRLSQQLLNNYQPSRSGDVVVVFEPHWFINDFDGLTVTSTHGSPWRYDTFVPMIFVVPGVPAQTVYREVATVDLALTLSALMDINQPSGASGRVLKEVLAQ
- a CDS encoding tyrosine-type recombinase/integrase is translated as MIELAWGSGLRTMEIMRLRVKDVALEKRSLMVRQGKGGKDRMTVLPEVSVRAVQACIRQCLAYHQPRG
- a CDS encoding LysR family transcriptional regulator, with amino-acid sequence MNSNRLEKLEIHHLKVFISLYQVQNTSKTAESLGLTQSAISRTLKKLRDTFDDPLFIRNKAGLVPTEYADNLYSRLPDALDSLLLTFQPQGFFSPRDLSEELRIALHPSALKLIGPELYMRIKSEAPKVKVRLDNCDSGTSVSLLNGNIHMALNHEILGQPKEIYRENLFTDELCIYARKQHPLATDAHPPKALKRFDLAVCIGTEVEDGMKVKAQAEMMSDIEYSIDLRCGDLQTAVDVISASDTILIGSKMYLACYPNSLQKIDISFSKSIEVPFSISILQKNRNNSLNMWLRKIITEIMAEKVK
- a CDS encoding 3-hydroxyacyl-CoA dehydrogenase, with the translated sequence MNIKNVTIAGAGLLGSQVAWQVAFNGFNVTVYDYFDKGLATSKAFHKEYAALFMSTRGATQAQVDKALAGLNYTSDLAEAVKDADLISESIPESIDIKKSFYSELSKVDPQKTIFTTNSSTLVPSQIVDSTDRPDKFLALHFGNTVWDSRIGEVMGHPETCPEIYKVVCQFSKAMGMVTIPLHKEQSGYVINAIMIPWLNASLDLVVNQVAGFESVDKTWMLAHGVKHGPFAVMDIVGISLFADINKLWGEQLEDDAALARVNFLEENYVSQNKFGAKANEGFYSYPNPAYKDASFIK
- a CDS encoding DUF1254 domain-containing protein; amino-acid sequence: MLKKNKLALALTLGLSLSAASIAPHALAVSNFTAPIFSSELAQDQVQQIVSETYIYAYPMVLMDVTREQQGNRGVPINGGIQHFRAYPDASFTEVVRPNFDTLYSIAWYDVSEEPIIITSEKTNGHYYLMPMYDMWTDIYAAPGSRTSGSDAVAFAVVSDDWEGELPEGVTRIVSPTAMNWMIARTESDGRDYEQVNKIQDGFKITPLSKWGTDYVAAKSPINPAIDMMTSPLQQVANMDAKTFFERASKLITKYGAHKTDMSQLMRMERIGFSADTGWDLERLSKAELKVLEQGALQGQRDIKSYIPKIETPKNGWIIPTDTMGVYGNHYIKRAAIALIGLGANHAEDAIYPLALADADGDALNAEQDYELHFSADEIPPVGAFWSVTMYNEAGFAVENELDRFAIGDRNELDYNDDGSLTLYLQHSRPADSEVSNWLPAPKDGVIGVTMRLYEPKQAALLNEWLPPAITKAK
- a CDS encoding DUF1254 domain-containing protein — protein: MLKRNKLTFALTLTLSLAATSLSPVVFSANNTAPIFTSELAQEQVQQIISEAYVYAYPIVLMDVTREQQTNKGIAVNGGFKHFRAFPGASFKEVVRPNFDTLYSSGWYDVSEEPVIISSEDTNGHYYLLPMYDMWTDIYAAPGSRTSGTGAGAFAIVSEDWQGELPEGVKRIVSPTTMNWMIARTESSGRDYDKVGEIQDGFKMTPLSKWGTDYVAAKSPIDPNIDMKTPPLKQVADMDAKTFFERASMLIAKYGAHATDVSQLMRMERIGFSADTGWDLSKLSKAELQALEQGAAKGMQDIKSFIPKIETPKNGWLIPTDNMGVYGNHYIQRATIALIGLGANHPEDAVYPIAISDADGDVMVGEQDYELHFEANEMPPVGAFWSVTMYDELGFAVENELDRYAIGDRNELKFNDDGSLTLYLQHERPAKDKVSNWLPAPKDGVVGVTMRLYEPKQSILLSEWIPPAIRKAK
- a CDS encoding phage integrase N-terminal SAM-like domain-containing protein, with amino-acid sequence MNKQYSWGEHALSRLHRFFLRFHQLPQRGDIRAEHVEIYLSHLAVDKHVWPNTQNQAFSALLFLFRNVLSIPLESIDAQRAKEQRRLSVVLAQGEVNTILPLMAQTYRTMIELAWGSGLRTMEIMRLRVKDVALEKRSLMVRQGKGGKDRMTVLPEVSVRAVQACIRQCLAYHQPRG